GGCATTCTCATTATCGAGCAAAATTTTTGTCCAAGTGTTATTATCGGGTGAGCCGTCTTCCTTCACTAGTCCGCAAAAAATTAAACTGTCCTGCGCGCGTGTTGCTGCAACATAAAATAACCGCGTGTCTTCTTCTGCGTCGCCCTGCTCAGATAATAATAAATCCCATTCTGCGCCCTGAGGTTTAATATCGCCTGTGTTTATTTCGTCGGGGTAAGAATTAAATACAACTCCTAAATTTTTTGACTCTCTGATTGTTCGGTGTTCGGTTCGTTTTCCTGTGCGCGCCTCAAAAATTACTGTTACGGGATATTCGAGCCCCTTTGCAGAATGAACAGTAGCGAGCTTTACGGCGTTTTCGTTTTTGTCGTGCCATGAAGGTTCGTCAATGCCTCCTGATTTGCGTTTAACAGCTTTTAGCATCCATTCTGAACACGCGATTAAACCTGATGTCCCCGACTGTTGGAAATCGCGAGCAATCTTTATAGCTCTGTGGAAGTTGCGCAAGATTCTTAATCTGTCAGAGTCCTTATAGCATGACAGCCAGTCTCTATTAACGTCAAAAATTTCAAGTAAGCCTGCCGGGCCTTCATGCTCGCCGACGAGTGAAAGATATTCGAGTCGTGAATAAATTTCGGGCAGAAACTTTTTAATTGCGTCAATCGGCCGTAAGTCTTTATTTATTTGCGAGAAAATTTTTATTGCCTTGTCCTGACTCACACGTGAAAAAGGCGACATAAGCCAGCCCATTACGCTAAAATCGTCGTTGAAGTCTGCTGCTGCTCTCAATGTGCAAATAACGTCGTTGATTTCTCCGCGCGTGAAAAAATCTGTGCTTCTGTCTTGTATTGACGGGATATTGAATTTATTTAGCGATTCTTCGAGTGTGTCATAAATTTTGCGTGAACGTGAAAGAATTGCGAAATCAGAAAATTTTACGGGTCTGATAATTTTTTCGGACTTGTCCCATATCGTGAATTTTTCCTGAACCCAGAAGGCTATATTTTTTGCGAGGTTGTCAGCTAGAATTTTTTGCGCGTCTTGAGATTTACGGCCATGAGGAGCGAGAAAAATTTTGAAGTCGGGCATTGTTCCTGAATCGCGTAATTTGTCAGTGTTTGCGGCTGATAGATTCTCATATTTGAGTCCTGACATTGAGTCCGAGCTTCCGAGTCCGTGTTCCCAAATTTTAGCGAATAATTTATTTATCTTATCGATTAATGATGAACGTGTGCGAAAACTTACATTCAAGTCAATTCGTGAATCAGCTTTCTTTATTGTATCTGCAAATAGTGAAGGCTCAGCGTGGCGGAATTTATAAATTGACTGCTTAGGATCTCCAACTGCAAATAAATTCGAATAATCCTGCGCTAAAGACTCTATCATCTGAAATTGCAAAGGGTCTGTGTCTTGGAACTCGTCGACTAGAACATGAATAAATTTGCGTGTAATGCCGCCTTCAGTGATTGCCCGTTTAGCGTGAAGAATCATATCTGAGAACGACAATAAACCGCGCTGCTTCTTCATTCTGTCCCACATTCCCCACGAGACCGCGCAAAATTGCATTAATGTCCGGCGTAAATTTTTCTCGTCGTCTGTGAAATCGCTGCTGAAATTATTTGTTAATCTTACGAGTAATTTCGATCTTGAGTCGCGCCATTGAGTCAGAGTCATTCCCAGATAAGTTTTCAGAGTTTTGAAGGGTTCGCCACTGCTTGATTTAATGTTGAATAACGCTCTATAGAAATGTTGAAGTGCTGACTCATCGTCGGGAGAATTATTTTTCTGCCATTCGAGCAAATTATTAAATAGTTGACCGGTACTACTTTTTGATTCGGGTAAATTTGAGTCTGCGAAAGTCTGCCAAGTTTCGCGCCATTCATGCAATAAAATATTTTTCACGATAGATTTTGCGTTGTCCTGCAAAAAATTATTTTCTGACCATTCAAGCAGATTTTCCCATGAATAACCGAGTGAGGCTTGTAATTCGGCTGAGTCTCTTGCGAGATTGCTTAACGTTTCAGATTTCCATTTGTTGACGGCAGAACTTAATAAATTATCATGGTCAAGTGAGTCGCAAATTTTCTGTAAAGTTTTATCGCCGTAAGCCCGTGAGAGCTGTCTTAGATTCGCAAATTCCAACGCGTTTCTAATGCTGTCCCAGAAATCTTGTTCTTGATGAAGGCTTATTACTGACGCGCCCGGGTCTATGTCGAGTGAAAGCCCTGACTCGCGTATTAATCTTGCTGCGAATGAATGAATAGTAGAAATCCAAGACTCAGCGAACCCGTCAATAATTT
This portion of the Synergistaceae bacterium genome encodes:
- a CDS encoding UvrD-helicase domain-containing protein; protein product: MPENFIISPETPDGQRAAINTDKKIITVGAGAGTGKTWVLSGRYVRLIVNDDILLPRDILTLTFTEAAADEMKSRIAEKLNTFAKNISNPERKREIIDGFAESWISTIHSFAARLIRESGLSLDIDPGASVISLHQEQDFWDSIRNALEFANLRQLSRAYGDKTLQKICDSLDHDNLLSSAVNKWKSETLSNLARDSAELQASLGYSWENLLEWSENNFLQDNAKSIVKNILLHEWRETWQTFADSNLPESKSSTGQLFNNLLEWQKNNSPDDESALQHFYRALFNIKSSSGEPFKTLKTYLGMTLTQWRDSRSKLLVRLTNNFSSDFTDDEKNLRRTLMQFCAVSWGMWDRMKKQRGLLSFSDMILHAKRAITEGGITRKFIHVLVDEFQDTDPLQFQMIESLAQDYSNLFAVGDPKQSIYKFRHAEPSLFADTIKKADSRIDLNVSFRTRSSLIDKINKLFAKIWEHGLGSSDSMSGLKYENLSAANTDKLRDSGTMPDFKIFLAPHGRKSQDAQKILADNLAKNIAFWVQEKFTIWDKSEKIIRPVKFSDFAILSRSRKIYDTLEESLNKFNIPSIQDRSTDFFTRGEINDVICTLRAAADFNDDFSVMGWLMSPFSRVSQDKAIKIFSQINKDLRPIDAIKKFLPEIYSRLEYLSLVGEHEGPAGLLEIFDVNRDWLSCYKDSDRLRILRNFHRAIKIARDFQQSGTSGLIACSEWMLKAVKRKSGGIDEPSWHDKNENAVKLATVHSAKGLEYPVTVIFEARTGKRTEHRTIRESKNLGVVFNSYPDEINTGDIKPQGAEWDLLLSEQGDAEEDTRLFYVAATRAQDSLIFCGLVKEDGSPDNNTWTKILLDNENAITPEYVSEIKNFDSAVKNNDSQKILTPLTLVKTENYLRQISASSFALFEFCPFAWRRKYKQGVNLTWEDPDKDLLLDDSYFAGGADVGSLAHWLLSRWPRSENYSVELDYLLSDRSVLSHLPGYLRGAWRKEENRENLKKWLSAFAESQAGHKLITNPEIKREENFRIRLNNDTALAGSIDAYYKDENNLYHVIDYKITLSHKAPPGLYESQLDFYALAVNELTHCDKVKTNIIFLRENDFAERIITDFDSIRERVLIAAKNCASLSYNANINNCRLCPFKKGCAKCHERTS